CCACCCTTCCTGAATTGCACTTTTGGTCCTATGTTCTGTCCTGCAGCTGTAATGCTCTacagaagggtttgggttgtttccccccccccccccccttttttaatatatatcgTGAGAGAATTTTAACAGATGTTTTCATAGGAGTCTCTGATCCTACACTTTTCTCATTCTGCCTGTGTGTTCCATGAGGAGAGCTGCTGATCATTACTGGTCTAAGTCTAGCGCCTTTAATTCATCAGAAGTTCATGTAATGTATTACTTACATTAGATGTAGGTGCCAAAACTGACCTGTAAACCTGAAATTAAATTGGGactacaaaattaatttcacttagATTGTGGAAATTAGACTATAAATGGAATTCCTGCGGGAACTGTGTAAACCTTCTTTGACATTGATTGAACGTAATTCTTTTCTTAATAGGGTAACTTTAAATTGTGTAACCGGTACATAGTTTTAACCAGCAGAGATTTGTAGCAAATCGTGCAGTAAGATGAGTATGAACAGGAACATTATGTGGTGGTTCTGAATTTATTGCAGCTGACTAGACAGTCAGGCGTcgtgccccctccccaaacctgATCAGATAGGTAATGATACGAAGCTAAATGTCATTTGTCAAACATCTCCATACAGTCAGTaagttttaatttataaaatgcacATGCACAGGATAACATAAATTTAGggtaaagatttattttgtggtCAAAACTGAATTCAGAATCTGAATTTCCAGGTTAGTACCTGAATCAATATTTCATGTACAAATCACAGTAATTAACCCCAAATTTGGGAGAATTTTGAATTAAAGACTTAGTTTTTCAAATTGGACCTCAAAATTCAAGGTCTGACTAGCTCTGGAACAAACATCTGCATTCTCTTAATAGATGGCAAGTGAGTGTGCTCGTTTTAtgcatgaaattaatttgaggACTGAAGTTATTCTGAATCATTCAAATGTTTATGCTCTAGATGACAGcatattttgcttgctttgctgctaGTAACAGtattgaaaagaatattttcttttctttcttgagatTTAGAAATATTcctcttgtttttaaagagaacatGTTCAGGTCTGATTCTTCAAGTTTTTCTCTGAATGTGACTGCATTCAGAGGTCTGAATTAACATATGTACTACCTTTGCATGAGAGTTCATGTATTAGATTGTCTCTGCAGGGGAGCATTTAGAGTACTTAAGATAATTTGACCTGCAAAGACAttaattttcaatgttttacTGAAAGTAACTCAGAATATCCTGACATTCTGTAAAATGTATAACTGCTTCTAGACAGAGTAAAAATACTCTGAATGCTGGCTCATCTCAAAACTTGCTTCAAGATTTCTGGGATCTGTTGCTCAGCAAGTCTTCTGTATTATTTAATGCAATATTGTCCTGGTCCTCTACTAAGCTGGTAGGTGCAAAAGCAGTTCTAATGCCTATCAGGCTGTATAAAGAGCAGAGCTGTACCCAGATCTCAATCATTTTAGATATTCACAGTAATCACTAAAAGGCTGCCGTTCGCAATCTCATTCATCTGAGCCACTATTAAATATCCTCTTGTATTACCAGAGttcttaaaatgaattaattcttCCAGACATGGCATGTGTTGATAGCAGGTGGTCCTTGCATGTTCATTCTCCCTTCTGCATGCTTAGGGCTGATCTTCTGATCCTGTTAGTGTAATCTCTTAATTGTCTATATGCCCTTCCAAGAAGGTGCTGCCTTTTCCTTGGTGAAGTCGAGTTCTTTGTTCTTTCCAAGGTTTCATTCCAAGGAATGTCAAGGGACAAGCTTTAAGACCCAGCATATTACATctacttaaaatagaaaactgcacacaaaaacccaccaccaccaaagacTGGAGAGAGCTTCTGGCAGCTAAAATATATGCACATTCTTCTCCTAACTCATAAGAAATAATGGTATGGGAAGTATATTTTGCACAAATATACTTCCAAAAGTGCACAttatagtaaagaaaaaaaaaaagagactccCAAACTTCATTAACAAATGTAGAACATCCTGAATCTTCTCAAATTACAGCTTGACCCAACCCTACTcaataatgaaaacagtttaCATCAATGGGGGGAGGTAGATTCACCTTCCTGATAAGGCGTAACTTTGTAATTGaaaatactactaataaaaTTTGCATGTTGCAGAAGTAAAAATGACAGCCACAGCTTGAGACATTCCCTGGAATGACTAGATGGGACTTCAAGCTAGAGGATAAAGCCTTAAACACCTTACTTTTGCAATCTATAATGAAAGCAGCTATCTCTTATTGGATGTGTTGTGTATTGTAACCATAGTAGTGTGAGCTCCTCGGACTATAAAAACTTTAAAGGAATATGAAAATGCGTAAGCTATAAAAAGCGTATTTGCATGATTCTATAGATACTCTGAACAAAACACAGTGTgcttcaataaaaataaaatgcaatttaactTGCCCCTGTCAATGATATGTTATTTCtagctgctttggttttgtttcttgcatGGGAAAGAAGAGCAGAGTACAGAGGAGGCTGAATAGGTGTTTGTCCTGACTCCACGAAGGGCGTACTTTGAACAAGTTCTTCCTGGACACGGAATTCTGCCTGAACAGAGATAGTTGCAAGGCCAGAGCCAAGCATGAAAGATATCTCCCTTTCAAAttaaagcttttctgtgcaTGACAAGGAAACGCAtagtgttgtttgtttggtgcAGTGCTGGATATACTGAACGACTTGTTCACTTACCTAAGGGAATTGGGTTACTTCTGAGATCCACGTCTGAATGTAGCACCAAGTATTAAAGAAAGTCAAAGTTGGCTTGGTTTGttctaataaaagaaaacagaattgaagaaaatatttcccagtagaaattcagtgaaaatatttcatgctcTAAGTCCAGCATTCCAAAATTGaatctttaggttttttttttttttccagcgaATGTATGCATGATCCAGTAATAACAAAAGTTACCAGAAACATATTTTGGTAAAACCTCATTAATCAGGGCAAGCTGATATAGTATACCTGATGTTCATTATATTTAATGAGAAATCACTAAGCAAATACGCTCATTAGTGACTTATTGGACAGCTTTGTGGAAGGTACTTGGGTAAAACCCCGTTTCAGTTACCGTACATTTAACAAGCTCCATGAATAGCTATGGTCTAACTGCTTCCTGTTTCTCAGGCGCACTGGCAGTATGTCTGAAACGCTCTAAAACGATAACCCTCAGTAGGGAGGTTGCAGACCAGGCTGGTTGTTTATCAGGGTGCTGAAATCTTGGATCCCAcatcttcctctgctgtttctcatgcGTGCACTTGgcaagctgctgcttcatgTGGCATGTCTCCCTGGCCCTCACAAGCTACATAGCCCTTCAGTGTCTTATCAGGAGTTAGTCCAGGCCTTGGAAAGCCTCCCAAGCCCCCGCCTactgactgctttttttttttgtatttgcacGCTGTGCCCATAAGGGCAGTGGGCTCCTGGTTCATTATAGGACTATATACAGTAACAGAACTGGGGTTGAACAAGTTTCTCTTCCCTGAACCTGCTCTCCCTTCAGTGTTTCTGCTTGAATGGAAAAGTGCCCTGTTCATTTATCAGCCTGACCACAATTAGTATCGACCAGTAGCAGTTACTCTGATGCTTCCTTCAGTTCCCAAGGTTAAACTTCTTGGAGTCCGAGTCTAAAAGGCAAAAGAGATGATTATAAATAGCttccatgaggaaaaaaaaggaagactggaGAGTGTAATAAGGCTAAGGAGGCATCAATCTGTGtaatttggtttgttttggatAATGGAAAAGTAGTCTGTAAACGGAAAAGGCCATTATCTCTTAATTTTTTGTGGTGATCAGATGTTCTGGAGTTGTACTGTAGTAACAAATGGCTTTTTTAAAGTCTTCTTCAAGCTGAGATACTTGTTAAAGACTCAGTGCAATGACCCCAGTTCCTATCACATAGTGAACCCGGATATTTGTcatcctgctttaaaaaaaaaaaaaagcaagaagaaatcaCATAGCTTATATTCCAGGAGCTGGTCTATCATACggttctttaaaaacaaaaaataacaataacaacgTCCACCTTTCATCTCCCGTCGGGGCCAAGACCTGCGGGGACTGAACCCCGTGCAGAGCGGCCCCGACCGCCGCAGGCCGGGGCTGGGCGGGAGCCTCCTCAAGCGGCCCATTGTGTGGGGACAGCGCGACATCgcgcaggaggaggaggaggaggagggtgctCGCCATCCTCCCCCTCGCCCCGGCTCCCTCCCGGTGCTCGGGCACGTTTCGGAGAGCAGCACCGCCTCCCCAGTTCGGAGCAGTCGCGCACAAACCGAGAAGGCGGCTCTGGTCGCCGCCCCGTCCCCTAGTCCCTGCCCAAGTGACGCCTCGCCCGCTGCCGCTCTCgccccttctccccttccagctcctcctccctcccccgggCCGAGCCGCCGCTGCTCCCGCCCCTTAAAGCGGCCGGGGCCGCCCTCCCGCGGCGGCGAGGTTCGGGAAAAGATGGCGGCGGTCGCTGGCTGGGCCCTGCTGGGCCTGGCGCTGTGGCTGTGCGCGGTGGCTGGGGCCGGCGAGCCGGAGGGGAagcggcgggcggggccggcCAAGAAGAAGGACATTCGGGACTACAACGACGCGGACATGGCTCGGCTGCTGGAGCAGTGGGAGGTGCGGGGAGGGGCCGGGGGCCCGCGGCGGGGCTGCGCTTCCCAGATCCCGCAGAAGGGACCCCGCGGCTGCCGCCGGCGCGGGGAGCGGGACGACCGTGGGCCGGGCTCCTGGCTCGGGGCAGCCCTGCCGGGTGCTCCGCGGCCGAtctgcccggccccgcggcgccTCCGCCGGGGGAAGGCGGGAGGTTTGGCGCCCGCGGCCCGGCCGTTCTTCTCCCGGGCCTAGCTGGGGCCCAGGCCTGGAACAGGCGGGAGGGATCCCCGAGGCCCGGCGGCCTTGGCGTGGCAGGTGCcgctttccttcctctgaggCTTCGAGTTTGGGTGTGGGGAGGTTACAAAATGGGGGCGAACGGGTACAGAAGGGGCTCCTGGGGGAGCTCCCATCACCCCCGGTGCCCACAGtgtgccctgctgccccccttccctcctcctggcGCCTGAGCCCCAAACATGCTGTCGATGCTTGCCAGCAGCCTGGTTTGACTTAAATGTCCGCTGTTTGGGGGTATTAAGGAATATATGTTTTGTGACCGAAGGGTGGATAGCAGGAGAAATACTCATTTACAGAGTAGATAtgtagttgggttttttttgtttggcgTTTCCTTGCTTGCCATTCCTCATAGTAATGACTTCTAACTCCAGCTCTCTCTTGTCCCACTTCATCGCCATGAGCCCTGCTGCCTTGACTTTCTTTGGCAGTTCCCCGTCACTCTTTTCTCCATGAGGCTGTCATGCCACTGTTTGGTTCTTTTCACTACTCTTGTCTTCCATCATGTTCTGATAAATGCCAGAGCGCTCATCGGtgtcttttattctttcccatgcGGCTGTTTCCCAGAACGTTTTGCAcaaaaactggagaaaataataGAGGGAAACTTTCTGTCTCCTGTAACACCAGCTACAGCTCTAAGTCAGGTGGAAAAGTAGGTTTTGTACctgtaatataaaataacttCTGGGAGAAGTAAGGATGCCTGCCTTGGACCTGGTTGGCAGATTATGGACTTGTTCATGCCATGGACTGTTACTGTGTATCTCCCTTTAGGAAGGGAGATTCTTAGAAAATTgagttaaaattttaaataaaattacataaaaagcTCAAAGTTCACCTTTCTGTTAGTGGTATCAGCCAAGGACCAGGTAGTCCCAGCTGCTAAAAAATCAAGACTTAAATGATAATATTGGCCAACTTCAACCAAATTTGGCAGCATaggaaaaatcttcaaagatGAGTATCTTAAGAGTACATGAATTAGATGCCTGGATGAAGGAGGGACTCAAGTTAGTGCTATTGCAACTCTGGCTGCCTATCCTGTTCCAGCCATGTGGCAGGCAGGGTCAGGAGGCTGCTCGGGGATTTTCCTCCTTAGCTGAAGCAGGTCTCTGATGCTGTTCTCCATGTGCTGCACAAATGCTCGTAGCCATGTTGCGTGCAGATGTGGCTGAGCAGCTGGGGACCTTGCTGCTCGGGTTGGCATTGCCACTAAGGAAATGCACATACAGCCAGAGccctagaagaaaaaagttactgaagCAGGGGCTCAACAATTAGTGGTTGTTTGGGATGGTCAGCTGTATGGCATTTTGCCTGATGGTAGTCAGGACACATATAAGGAACATGAAAGACTTGAGGGGGTGGTGGCTGGAGGatagaggagaagaaagggaagggcATGAGTGGACATGATGGGGTGGGATGAGAAACAAAGGGGCCATTATGAATTTGGATAAGAGCAGGAATTATGCTTGGGAGTGAGGGGCACAGGGTGCAGATCTGTACAGAATCAAGTGTCGTTACTTTCAACTGAGTGAGATGACTcctcatattttttatttccctggcAATTAGTTTAGAAGCATTGGAGGATGGTGGTTATAACATCCTTGGCATCAGCCACAAGCCTGGTGAGGCCGAGGCTGTGGCTCCAGCAGCCTTTCCAGAATGAGCAGCCGCCTCTCAGTTCACACTTCTGTGCTGCCCCTTGCACCATGCTGGTGCAACCGTATGTATGCTGGGTGGACTGGGAGAGTGATCTAGTAGAAAATGAGCATgaggaacaggaaaaagagataGCAGTTGCTTCAGCAGCTCAGTTGCACAACTAGAGCTTGAAGGAAGCCATCTAGGGATTTCCCTCATGGGAAGGGACTCTCCAGCAGCCTTGAGTCCAGAGGAGCTGGAAACAGAACTGAGAATCTGGTCCAGAGGTCTTTCTGTTACtgaaatgtcatatttaaaatagttcATTATTGTTAGAAGCTCAAGGTTTCTCAGGCTTGACTCTGAGCTACGATTATTGAGTAGGCTAAGGAATTAGGTGATTATATATTGataatattcttaaaaataaaaatccagggCATTGATGAGAAATGTATGAGAATGGGAgctgaggggaggagaaagaatgTGTAGTTGTTACTGTATCTATGTAATGCTTTCCCTCTGAATCTTcatgttactttttaaatgaatgaatcTGCTAggcatttcaaagcaaaagctTGCACTTTGAATCTTTTACTTTGTAGAAAGCTTTATAGATACAAAACTGCATGATAACTTGTACAGGATCAAGAAAAGTGTTGTATAGGGGAGCTTTTGACCACTTCTTATAGTATTTCTATTTAAACTGTAACAGTACAGCTTTATGAACATTTCATTGAATAGTTATGGGAAAACTAGGTACTGTATGTTATTAAATAGTGTTGTTACTAAATCCAAAGTCAATTTCTGTATTGTGTAAGGCgtatctttctctttcaaaactgtgaaataaGTTGCTTTTGCACTAGCCAAACTGGTCTAAAATTAGGATTGATTTGCTTTTACATCTgaagaatgtttttcatttggtcatgtaagattttgtattttcacagtACTTTACCAACATGAGCATTTTCCAGCTTCCTCTAAAATAAGTATTGTTCCCACTTAGTGAGGGCAGCGGGACTTTCCTGGggctctgcttttctcccagtTCACTTCATGTGGAATTTTCAAAGGCATGTGAACTACTTGAAAGCGTGGTTCAGACATGCAAAATCGAAACAGATATGTAATTAGTAAtgaaagaaaggataaaatCTAAGGCTTCTATGACTTTTACTCTGCAGTAACTAAATGTTAAACTCCCTTGTCAAAAGACAGCAAACTCTACATAATTGAGATGGGAAAAGAAGGTCACTTGTACAAAACCTTAACCTTGAAAGAGTATGGGATGCTTCCTGCAGTGGCATGTTATAAGAGGATGATGTGGAGtttgtatgtgtgcatgtgcagaACTGAGAAGCTAATGCACACTTAGATCTAAAAATCAAGCTCAGCTCCTGACTTTTGAGGCTTCTGAGGAGAACATTGTTAGGTGTTGCTACAGTTCATGTTCCTAAAGGATTGATGAATATTTTCACTAAAAGTTTGAAGTCAAAACAACACCTAAAATATCTGCCTTAATTCCTGCTGATTTACTGGTGCTTGGGTGGCTGGCAGTATAAGggttctgtgtttttctgttcgggttgggtttttgggggtttttttttgttaattctgTGCTACAAATACTGTTTAAGAAATCAAGTTCTAGCTCAATGTAAGTTGCCACTATATTCACTCCTCTCTGTTGGGAGCTGTTTTAAGGGGCAGCAGTTTGAATTCTgcctttgcaaatatttaaatgcctGTCAACCTCAGCAGAGGCCTCGaggtttttttatctgttttctaaCAGCAATTTACTCTTGCTGATTACGCTGTCAGAATGTGAGCTGTTCTTCATCTGTGCCTTAGAAGAGTCATGAAACACTTAATAAAAGTTTTCTTGTATGACCATCGAAATTTTGAattcttgcctttttatttttaaagacacaaaGTAAGGAAAATTACGTTCTCAAGTGATCCCGTGATTCCTAGAAGTGAGTTTTGACCTCTGAAAGCAATACACAGATGGATGACtcttatttgtgtgtgtatgaggCCTTTTAGTGCAACTTTCTCAGTCCATCTTGTATACTTAATAAATTTCTgtgaaactgaagagaaaaaaaaagtgctattttaTAAAGTACCTAGATGGAACTATATTGAATTAGTCTTGTGgctgaaatatttctcagtaCATGGTAAAATGAGATTATACCTGTCAATATCAACACGTGCATCATTTTGAGGGGAGGGTTATAAAAGGGAGGAGCGCTTTTGGTTAAGTGTCTTGAGACAAAACTCactattttgtttgatttgagAATCTCCACCATTAAACCACACAATACTTTCGCTTTATCAAAGCAGAGTTATTCTCTAAACAATGggaaatttcaaaaaaagaacagctttgtGGAACAGTTGAGTTCAAagcctccttttccttttcaaaacagaaagatgaTGACATTGAAGAGGGAGATCTTCCCGAACACAAGAGGCCTCCAGCACCAATAGATTTCTCAAAAATTGATCCAGGCAAGCCTGAAAGTATTCTGAAGCTGACGAAAAAGGGGAAGACTTTGATGATGTTTGTCACGGTGTCGGGAAATCCCACGGAAAAGGAGACGGAAGAAATTACTAGCTTGTGGCAGGGCAGTCTCTTCAATGCCAACTATGATGTGCAAAGGTAAGCTTTTGTACGTCAGGATAAAGTTCTTGCTTTTACAGAACCCTtgttctttcttcctgaaaatctCCAGCTGTTCATTGCGTGCCCTTCCCCACTTCCATCGCCTGTCACTATTCCTTTGTTTCTGTATCAGTTTATATACCAATTTGTTTTAAGTTACACTACAAAAATTCTGGTGTGGTGCAAAAATATCTATAATGCTTATGTATGACGTATGTATAGCCTAGTTTCTTTTTATCTTGTTATGTTTCAGCTGTTTTAGCTGCAGTAGTTTGCCTTTATGTGCTTGATGGAAAACATCACACTTGGAAGACTTGTCACCACAAAAGGCTTTTTGTTCCCCTGGCtaaaaaagtgtgatttttctctGAGAGGATCATTTTGAAACAGAGGAGTGTTGTGCTCTTGAATTGAGGCTGAGAAGGGTTGCAGCAAGTGTATAAAGCAAATTTAATGCCCATTAGTAGATTTTACATAGTGCCAAATTAGTTCTTAagttttctttgcattcttAGTCCTCCTTGATTATTTGTAAagttaatacattttattattacttgTACTAGAAAATTGTTCTTTTGTCCTCATCCTCAGGCAACAACAAAAGGCTAATGTCTTGCTCAGTTGTGGAGGTGCTCTGAATTATGCAAAATGCTGTAGTACTTGAAAGGCACAGAActaactgaaaaaatatgtatctttcCTCTAGGTTTATTGTTGGCTCAAATCGTGCCATCTTTATGCTACGTGATGGTGGTTACGCCTGGGAGATCAAAGACTTTCTGATAAATCAAGAAAGGTGTGCGGATGTTACTCTGGAAGGTCAGGTTTATCCTGgcaaaggagcagaagaaagtgagaaagtgaaaaacaaaacaaaacctgaaaaagcaaggaagaaaaaagacgCAGACAAGAAATCTAATAGCATCAAAGAGGACAACCGAGCTACCAAACAGAGAGAGGATCTATGACGGACACGCTAACCAGACTGAATGCTGCTCTACCCTTCTTTGAAGGGAAACTAATTTTGCATACAATTCCTGGCTTTActgagagggaaggaaggaagcagagatTACTGAAGTTAAGACTTTTATGTTGAAAACACCAGTTTACTTATTAATATTGGCCATTTGTTTAGTTACAGGAAAGGTAATGTTTAATGCCAGCAATTGACTACTTTAGTTTGTAACTTCTTATGTTTTAGTTGCTGTTTGAAATTAACATACAAATCTGTGTGTCTAACATCACAAACCTAAGTTaagtggaaaagaagaaatacagtctCAGAATACACTGATGTTCATCTGTAGTAGTTGTGTCCATGTTGGGTATGTGAGTTGGTCATTGATTCGTAACTGCTGTTAGATAGCAGAGTACGGTGCTGAAAGATTCTCTTGGAAGCCAGTTTGCTAGGCTCA
This is a stretch of genomic DNA from Balearica regulorum gibbericeps isolate bBalReg1 chromosome 12, bBalReg1.pri, whole genome shotgun sequence. It encodes these proteins:
- the MESD gene encoding LRP chaperone MESD, whose translation is MAAVAGWALLGLALWLCAVAGAGEPEGKRRAGPAKKKDIRDYNDADMARLLEQWEKDDDIEEGDLPEHKRPPAPIDFSKIDPGKPESILKLTKKGKTLMMFVTVSGNPTEKETEEITSLWQGSLFNANYDVQRFIVGSNRAIFMLRDGGYAWEIKDFLINQERCADVTLEGQVYPGKGAEESEKVKNKTKPEKARKKKDADKKSNSIKEDNRATKQREDL